In the genome of Kitasatospora cathayae, one region contains:
- a CDS encoding ankyrin repeat domain-containing protein produces the protein MTRNPSEEFLTAVDRSDADGVRRSLTAGVDPGTRDARSGLTALMIAAGRGNAALVRLLLEAGADLYTADSRGGGTALHKAVQGGDPETVRVLLDAGAFVDAVAATTGHTPLMDALWYKWPAVAAVLLEHGAGLNLSTHYGFSMREHFEYELNVNTRGKDELLAAERLLSARTHADQEAAEEQKLMAAVVAGDLGAVRRLLAEGAEVDARFPVVNGFNDAHTPLLVACRDGHQEIARALLAAGADVNAIEPTFGAVPLHKAVYNGHAGITALLAATPGTDLDFQGITNGYTPLHDALWHGYEECARILIDAGARRDLVGHDGKLPADIARESLGAEHPLTRVLSNDR, from the coding sequence ATGACGAGAAACCCGTCCGAGGAATTCCTCACGGCCGTGGACCGGAGCGACGCCGACGGCGTGCGGCGGTCGCTGACCGCCGGCGTCGACCCGGGCACCCGCGACGCCAGGAGCGGACTGACCGCCCTGATGATCGCCGCGGGCCGCGGGAACGCCGCACTGGTCCGGCTGTTACTGGAGGCCGGAGCCGACCTCTACACCGCGGACTCGCGCGGCGGCGGCACCGCGCTACACAAGGCCGTCCAGGGCGGCGACCCGGAGACCGTCCGAGTACTGCTGGACGCGGGCGCGTTCGTCGACGCCGTCGCGGCCACCACCGGGCACACCCCGCTCATGGACGCGCTCTGGTACAAGTGGCCCGCCGTGGCAGCCGTCCTGCTGGAACACGGGGCAGGGCTCAACCTGTCGACGCACTACGGCTTCTCGATGCGCGAGCACTTCGAGTACGAGCTCAACGTCAACACCCGCGGCAAGGACGAGTTGCTGGCGGCCGAGCGCCTGCTGAGCGCCCGCACGCACGCGGACCAGGAGGCGGCCGAGGAGCAGAAGCTGATGGCCGCGGTCGTCGCCGGCGATCTCGGCGCGGTCCGCCGCCTGCTCGCCGAGGGCGCCGAGGTGGACGCCCGTTTCCCGGTCGTCAACGGCTTCAACGACGCGCACACCCCGCTGCTGGTGGCCTGCCGCGACGGCCACCAGGAGATCGCCCGCGCGCTGCTCGCCGCCGGAGCCGACGTCAACGCCATCGAGCCCACCTTCGGCGCCGTCCCCCTGCACAAGGCCGTCTACAACGGCCACGCCGGGATCACCGCGCTGTTGGCAGCCACGCCCGGCACCGACCTGGACTTCCAGGGCATCACCAACGGCTACACGCCGCTGCACGACGCGCTCTGGCACGGTTACGAGGAGTGCGCCCGGATCCTGATCGACGCCGGCGCCCGGCGCGACCTGGTCGGCCACGACGGCAAGCTGCCGGCCGACATCGCCCGCGAGAGCCTCGGCGCCGAGCACCCGCTGACCCGCGTCCTGTCCAACGACCGCTGA
- a CDS encoding muconolactone Delta-isomerase, which yields MLFYVQMKWKHEGRISLDELWEVEQEEAEHAVDTINSGFCVGIWKVAAQKRVIAIIDSPDAEELDRTALGRLPMREYLEFEEVWPLRDYLGFAEDVKKRYQV from the coding sequence ATGCTGTTCTACGTCCAGATGAAGTGGAAGCACGAGGGCCGGATCTCGCTCGACGAGCTGTGGGAGGTCGAGCAGGAGGAGGCCGAGCACGCCGTCGACACCATCAACTCCGGTTTCTGCGTCGGCATCTGGAAGGTCGCCGCGCAGAAGCGGGTGATCGCGATCATCGACTCCCCCGACGCCGAGGAGCTCGACCGCACCGCGCTGGGCCGGCTGCCGATGCGCGAGTACCTGGAGTTCGAGGAGGTCTGGCCGCTGCGCGACTACCTCGGCTTCGCGGAGGACGTCAAGAAGCGCTACCAGGTCTGA
- a CDS encoding EthD domain-containing protein: MIHQIILAHPKPGMSEREFQRYWIEEHAVRYAAKIPQIKRYCVDTRVARPDDEADPLWSGVAEIWLENEQEQLASLQSPEFLEGARLDEPRWAAFWRTVVLDTDAHVLAPGAGGVPAIKVMILVKRREGLPLADFRADSLTRHAPLAEKVPGLRRYVQNHTRDAFYGVGEAVLDAAYQLWFDDVRAYETARSTPEYRALLGDLGRIAEPRYVHTLLLEEHWILGRETGA, from the coding sequence GTGATCCATCAGATCATCCTGGCCCACCCGAAGCCCGGGATGTCCGAGCGGGAGTTCCAGCGCTACTGGATCGAGGAGCACGCGGTCCGGTACGCCGCGAAGATCCCGCAGATCAAGCGGTACTGCGTCGACACCCGGGTCGCGCGGCCCGACGACGAGGCGGACCCGCTGTGGAGCGGGGTCGCCGAGATCTGGCTGGAGAACGAGCAGGAGCAGCTCGCCTCGCTGCAGAGCCCGGAGTTCCTGGAGGGCGCTCGCCTCGACGAGCCCCGCTGGGCGGCGTTCTGGCGCACGGTCGTCCTGGACACCGACGCGCACGTGCTCGCGCCCGGCGCCGGCGGGGTGCCCGCGATCAAGGTGATGATCCTGGTCAAGCGCCGCGAGGGCCTGCCGCTCGCCGACTTCCGGGCCGACAGCCTGACCCGGCACGCTCCGCTCGCCGAGAAGGTCCCGGGCCTGCGCCGGTACGTCCAGAACCACACCCGCGACGCCTTCTACGGGGTGGGCGAGGCGGTCCTGGACGCCGCGTACCAGCTCTGGTTCGACGACGTGCGGGCCTACGAGACCGCCCGCAGCACCCCCGAGTACCGGGCGCTGCTCGGCGACCTCGGCCGCATCGCCGAACCCCGGTACGTCCACACCCTCCTGCTGGAGGAGCACTGGATCCTGGGCCGCGAGACCGGCGCATGA
- a CDS encoding nuclear transport factor 2 family protein has product MTGDGLRDRLDIVDVCTRMCWHTDKREWDRLRTDVFTDEVLVDYTSLNGGDPAQLTAEDLIAAWCGLLSDLTATQHLLTNHLVRIEGATAVATADFQATHLLPNALGGPLWTLGGHYRFTLRRTAEGWRIDGLTMTAVWAEGNRQILERTK; this is encoded by the coding sequence ATGACCGGCGACGGGCTCCGCGACCGACTCGACATCGTCGACGTGTGCACCCGGATGTGCTGGCACACCGACAAGCGCGAATGGGACCGGCTGCGGACGGACGTCTTCACGGACGAGGTCCTGGTCGACTACACCAGCCTCAACGGCGGCGACCCGGCACAGCTGACGGCGGAGGACCTGATCGCCGCCTGGTGCGGCCTGCTCTCCGACCTGACCGCCACGCAGCACCTGCTGACCAACCACCTGGTGCGGATCGAGGGTGCCACCGCCGTCGCCACGGCCGACTTCCAGGCCACGCACCTGCTCCCCAACGCGCTCGGCGGCCCGCTGTGGACGCTGGGCGGGCACTACCGGTTCACGCTCCGCCGTACGGCGGAGGGGTGGCGGATCGACGGACTGACGATGACCGCCGTGTGGGCCGAAGGCAACCGGCAGATCCTGGAGAGGACCAAGTGA
- a CDS encoding nuclear transport factor 2 family protein: MSTTREIATGWFAALTSGDFERALNYLADDVEWINYTPVPDWNDAMPWIGTLRGKAAVKDSLGVFAGLVELGKEELIELVVDGEQAMGVLYERSTVRKTGMAFEIEFIQWLTVRDGKIVRWKSFTDPSQILRAIKGAAV; this comes from the coding sequence ATGAGCACGACGAGGGAGATCGCCACCGGCTGGTTCGCCGCTCTGACCAGCGGTGACTTCGAGCGAGCGCTGAACTACCTGGCGGACGACGTCGAGTGGATCAACTACACCCCGGTGCCGGACTGGAACGACGCGATGCCGTGGATCGGCACCCTGCGCGGCAAGGCCGCCGTCAAGGACAGCCTCGGCGTCTTCGCCGGCCTGGTCGAGCTCGGAAAGGAGGAGTTGATCGAGCTCGTCGTCGACGGCGAGCAGGCGATGGGCGTCCTCTACGAGCGGTCCACCGTCAGGAAGACCGGCATGGCGTTCGAGATCGAGTTCATCCAGTGGCTCACCGTCAGGGACGGGAAGATCGTGCGCTGGAAGTCCTTTACCGACCCCTCGCAGATCCTGCGCGCCATCAAGGGGGCGGCGGTATGA
- a CDS encoding alpha/beta hydrolase: MTEAVHAERVIFDSDGTELVGTLYRSSNRGRGPAVVVLGSWTTVKEQMAAAYARRMAEAGFHALTFDPAGYGESGGQPRQLESPARKIRDVHSAITFLGRHAQVDPHRIGALGICAGAGYTAVNTANDPRVRSLALVAPWLHDAALVREIYGGAEGVRQKTDLGLAARDRYELGEPVDYVPAVSTTDPAAAMFGPFDYYLDAQRGAVPAWDNRFAVMSWPQWLTFDPHPAAARITAPTLIVTSHDAAIPQGAEKFHADLGGPKSLVWTEGTQFDFYDRESTVDEAATLAARHFAETLA, encoded by the coding sequence ATGACCGAGGCCGTCCACGCCGAGCGCGTCATCTTCGACAGCGACGGCACCGAGCTCGTCGGCACCCTGTACCGCTCCTCCAACCGGGGCCGCGGACCGGCGGTCGTGGTCCTCGGCTCCTGGACGACCGTCAAGGAGCAGATGGCCGCGGCGTACGCCCGACGGATGGCCGAGGCCGGATTCCACGCGCTGACCTTCGACCCGGCCGGCTACGGCGAGTCCGGCGGCCAGCCCCGGCAGTTGGAGTCGCCCGCCCGCAAGATCCGCGACGTCCACAGCGCCATCACCTTCCTCGGCCGGCACGCCCAGGTCGATCCGCACCGGATCGGCGCCCTGGGAATCTGCGCCGGGGCCGGGTACACCGCCGTGAACACCGCGAACGACCCGCGCGTGCGGAGCCTGGCGCTGGTCGCGCCGTGGCTGCACGACGCCGCACTGGTCCGCGAGATCTACGGCGGCGCGGAGGGCGTCCGGCAGAAGACGGACCTCGGGCTCGCCGCGCGGGACCGGTACGAGCTGGGCGAACCGGTGGACTACGTCCCGGCCGTGAGCACCACGGACCCCGCGGCCGCCATGTTCGGCCCCTTCGACTACTACCTGGACGCGCAGCGCGGAGCCGTGCCGGCCTGGGACAACCGGTTCGCGGTGATGTCCTGGCCGCAGTGGCTCACCTTCGACCCGCACCCCGCAGCGGCCCGGATCACGGCGCCGACGCTGATCGTCACCAGCCATGACGCGGCCATCCCGCAGGGCGCGGAGAAGTTCCACGCCGACCTGGGCGGCCCGAAGAGCCTCGTCTGGACTGAGGGCACGCAGTTCGACTTCTACGACCGGGAGTCCACCGTCGACGAGGCCGCCACCCTCGCCGCCCGCCACTTCGCCGAGACGCTCGCCTGA
- a CDS encoding UBP-type zinc finger domain-containing protein: MLTCSHLDAIAVEPVEPTDSAEPASCRECLATGAVWVHLRRCLTCGRIGCCDSSTNKHASRHYEATGHPLIASHQPGEGWIWCFPDRLLLDSVE; encoded by the coding sequence ATGCTCACCTGCTCCCACCTCGACGCGATCGCCGTCGAGCCCGTCGAGCCCACAGACTCTGCCGAACCGGCCTCCTGCCGGGAGTGCCTGGCGACCGGTGCCGTCTGGGTGCACCTGCGCCGCTGCCTGACGTGCGGCCGCATCGGCTGCTGCGACTCCTCGACGAACAAGCACGCCAGCCGCCACTACGAGGCGACCGGCCACCCCCTCATCGCCTCCCACCAGCCGGGCGAGGGCTGGATCTGGTGCTTCCCCGACCGGCTCCTCCTGGACTCCGTCGAATGA
- a CDS encoding FAD-dependent oxidoreductase produces the protein MTASATDAARKPVILAVDDDPQVLRAVRRDLRSAYADDYRVLSASSAVEALSVLDALDERSQDPALFLVDQRMPDMTGVDFLLEAVSRYPDAKRVLLTAFAETEAAITAINRVRLDYYLMKPWDPPAERLFPVLDDLLSDWAAAYRPIYRGIRVVGHPVSAGTHSVRDFLTRNGAPFRFLNAETDPEALLLLAEHPQAGLPLVVFPEGAPLSAPGTAELADRLGLATTASRPHYETVIVGAGPAGLAASVYAASEGLSTLLLDADSPGGQAGTSSLIENYLGFPAGLSGGDLARRAVSQATRFGAELLHPVDVVGLRRADPARILTLADGSEISAETVLVATGVSYNRLEVPGAERFEGAGLYYGAATTESSSCISHHVHIIGGANSAGQAAIHFSRYAARVTVLVRGDSLEAGMSRYLVDEIRRAPNIEVRLTTRVLALDGGDRLEYITLLDDAAGRRTVEPVNFVFTFIGGRPRTDWLHGVVDCDDRGFVLTGPDLMSSGEPPVSWPPGRVPFLLETSVPGVFAAGDVRAHSIKRVASGVGEGAMAVALIHRYRSHG, from the coding sequence ATGACCGCCTCCGCGACCGACGCGGCCCGGAAGCCGGTGATCCTCGCGGTGGACGACGATCCCCAGGTGCTCCGCGCCGTCCGCCGCGATCTGCGCTCCGCGTACGCCGACGACTACCGGGTGCTGAGCGCCTCGTCCGCCGTCGAGGCCTTGAGCGTCCTGGACGCCCTGGACGAGCGCTCACAGGACCCGGCGCTCTTCCTCGTGGACCAGCGGATGCCGGACATGACCGGCGTCGACTTCCTGCTGGAGGCCGTGAGCCGCTACCCGGACGCCAAACGCGTGCTGCTCACCGCGTTCGCCGAAACCGAGGCCGCGATCACCGCCATCAACAGGGTGCGGCTCGACTACTACCTCATGAAACCCTGGGACCCACCCGCCGAGCGGCTCTTCCCCGTGCTGGACGACCTGCTCTCCGACTGGGCCGCCGCGTACCGTCCCATCTACCGGGGCATCCGCGTCGTCGGGCACCCCGTCTCCGCCGGGACGCACTCCGTACGGGACTTCCTCACCCGCAACGGCGCGCCCTTCCGCTTCCTGAACGCGGAAACCGACCCGGAGGCCCTGCTACTGCTGGCCGAACACCCGCAGGCCGGGCTGCCACTGGTGGTCTTCCCCGAGGGGGCACCGCTCTCCGCTCCCGGCACCGCCGAACTCGCCGACCGCCTCGGCCTGGCCACCACCGCGTCCCGACCGCACTACGAGACGGTGATCGTCGGCGCCGGCCCGGCCGGCCTCGCGGCCAGCGTGTACGCGGCCTCGGAGGGCCTGTCCACGCTGCTGCTGGACGCCGACTCGCCCGGCGGACAGGCCGGGACGTCGAGCCTGATCGAGAACTACCTGGGCTTCCCCGCCGGGCTGTCGGGCGGCGACCTCGCCCGGCGCGCGGTCAGCCAGGCCACCCGCTTCGGCGCGGAACTGCTCCACCCGGTGGACGTCGTCGGGCTGCGACGGGCCGACCCCGCCCGGATCCTCACGCTGGCCGACGGCTCCGAGATCAGCGCCGAGACCGTGCTGGTGGCCACCGGGGTCTCCTACAACCGCCTGGAGGTGCCAGGCGCGGAGCGGTTCGAGGGCGCGGGCCTGTACTACGGGGCCGCGACCACCGAGAGCAGTTCATGCATCTCGCACCACGTCCACATCATCGGCGGCGCCAACTCGGCCGGACAGGCCGCCATCCACTTCTCCCGGTACGCGGCGAGGGTCACCGTGCTGGTACGGGGTGACTCGCTGGAGGCCGGGATGTCCCGGTACCTCGTCGACGAGATCCGCCGGGCGCCGAACATCGAGGTGCGCCTCACCACCCGGGTCCTCGCGCTGGACGGAGGGGACCGGCTGGAATACATCACGCTCCTGGACGACGCTGCCGGCCGTAGGACCGTGGAGCCGGTCAACTTCGTCTTCACCTTCATCGGGGGGCGGCCCCGCACCGACTGGCTGCACGGCGTCGTGGACTGCGACGACCGCGGCTTCGTCCTGACCGGGCCCGACCTCATGAGCTCCGGCGAACCGCCGGTCTCCTGGCCGCCGGGACGCGTCCCCTTCCTGCTGGAGACCAGTGTCCCGGGCGTGTTCGCGGCCGGAGACGTGCGCGCCCACTCGATCAAGCGCGTCGCCTCGGGCGTCGGCGAGGGCGCCATGGCCGTCGCCCTCATCCACCGCTACCGGTCGCACGGCTGA
- a CDS encoding Na+/H+ antiporter, which yields MRVVGIVLVLVVLATAVATFARRLRVPAPSLLVLAGVGVALIPGVPALHVPPQIIGMVVLPPLLYASAEELSLRDLRTVWRPVTILSFGLVFASAAAVGFTAVAVAGLPPAMAFVLGAVLASTDPVAVTALGRRLALPGRVQVLVQAESLFNDATSLVLFKVAVGIAVAVGASVSMPAAGGEFLLLGGGGSLVGAAVAGLVWLVRRRTTDPVLETVIALVTPYAAYVLAESVHTSGVTSVVVAGVLLGRSGHRLTDAHIRLQLHAVYAVVVLLLESVVFSIVGLELPTLVRDLPAGTGLWPLQALALAAVLIAVRVLSTLPLTRAIKPTQGRGRLSWRVAGVVTWAGTRGVMPLAAALSIPLVTDDGTKLTGRPLVLVLTTSVVVFTLVVQGLTLAAVVNRSGLALEPEHTAREEDDARDALNRAALDHVDHLATLEAMPDTALDRVRRGLNARLDRTPEAPDGSTADAAYRQLRHEVIAVQSTELHRLYDEHRISDTTRRRLQHDLDREEAALGTP from the coding sequence ATGCGCGTTGTCGGGATCGTTCTCGTCCTGGTGGTTCTGGCCACGGCCGTGGCCACTTTCGCCCGGCGCCTGCGGGTACCCGCGCCCTCGTTGCTGGTCCTGGCCGGTGTCGGGGTCGCGCTGATACCCGGTGTCCCCGCGCTGCACGTCCCGCCGCAGATCATCGGCATGGTGGTCCTGCCGCCGCTGCTGTACGCCTCGGCCGAGGAGCTGTCCCTGCGGGACCTGCGGACGGTGTGGCGGCCGGTGACGATCCTCTCCTTCGGCCTGGTCTTCGCCTCCGCCGCCGCTGTCGGCTTCACGGCCGTCGCCGTGGCCGGACTACCGCCCGCGATGGCCTTCGTCCTCGGTGCCGTGCTGGCCAGTACCGACCCGGTGGCGGTCACCGCGCTCGGCCGCCGACTCGCCCTGCCCGGGCGGGTCCAGGTCTTGGTGCAGGCCGAGAGCCTGTTCAACGACGCCACCTCGCTCGTCCTGTTCAAGGTCGCCGTCGGCATCGCGGTGGCCGTCGGCGCCTCGGTGAGCATGCCCGCGGCCGGCGGGGAGTTCCTGCTGCTCGGCGGCGGCGGAAGCCTCGTCGGCGCCGCCGTCGCGGGCCTGGTCTGGCTGGTGCGCCGCCGTACCACCGACCCGGTGCTGGAGACCGTGATCGCCCTGGTCACCCCGTACGCCGCCTACGTGCTCGCCGAATCCGTGCACACCTCCGGCGTCACCTCTGTGGTGGTCGCCGGGGTCCTGCTCGGCCGCTCCGGTCACCGCCTCACCGACGCCCACATCCGCCTCCAGCTGCACGCCGTGTACGCGGTGGTGGTGTTGCTGCTGGAAAGCGTCGTCTTCTCCATCGTCGGTCTGGAACTGCCGACGCTGGTCCGGGACCTTCCGGCCGGCACCGGACTCTGGCCGCTGCAGGCACTCGCGCTGGCCGCCGTGCTGATCGCGGTGCGGGTGCTGTCCACGCTGCCGCTGACCCGCGCGATCAAGCCCACCCAGGGCCGCGGCCGACTGTCCTGGCGGGTCGCCGGGGTGGTCACCTGGGCCGGTACCCGCGGCGTCATGCCGCTGGCCGCCGCCCTGTCCATCCCACTGGTCACCGACGACGGCACCAAGCTCACCGGACGACCGCTGGTCCTGGTGCTCACCACCTCGGTCGTCGTGTTCACCCTCGTCGTCCAGGGCCTGACCCTGGCCGCCGTGGTCAACCGCTCCGGCCTCGCCCTCGAACCCGAACACACCGCCCGCGAGGAAGACGACGCCCGCGACGCCCTCAACCGCGCCGCCCTCGACCACGTCGACCACCTCGCCACCCTGGAGGCCATGCCCGACACCGCCCTCGACCGGGTACGGCGCGGCCTGAACGCCCGCCTCGACCGCACCCCCGAAGCCCCCGACGGAAGCACCGCCGACGCCGCCTACCGGCAGCTGCGCCACGAGGTCATCGCCGTCCAGAGCACCGAGCTGCACCGTCTCTACGACGAACACCGCATCAGCGACACCACCCGCCGCCGCCTCCAACACGACCTCGACCGCGAGGAGGCCGCCCTCGGCACCCCGTGA
- a CDS encoding universal stress protein, with protein MMPRGRLRVYLGAAPGVGKTYDMLAEGQRRASRGTDVVIAYVEDYGRPLTRQMAEGLEAVPRRTVPYRGCAFTEMDLDAVLTRRPQVALVDELAHSNVPGCRHEKRWQDVEELLEAGIDVISTVNIQHLESLNDVVERITGIRQRETIPDDVVRRADQIELVDMSAEALRRRMTHGNIYPPERVDAALTNFFRPGNLTALRELALLWAADRVEEALLRYRHDHGIQQPWGTRERVLVALSGGPEGDTLIRRAKRTASRGAGGEFLAVHVTRDDGLASASPQLLTHQRSLVESLGGSWHTVTAGDPAQAVLAFARQVNASQIVIGATRRSRLKGLFGRGTGETIIEGSGDDIDVYVVTHAEAAHGRFLHRRKPREED; from the coding sequence ATGATGCCTCGCGGCCGGTTGCGGGTCTACCTCGGGGCCGCTCCCGGGGTCGGCAAGACGTACGACATGCTCGCCGAGGGGCAGCGGCGTGCCTCACGAGGGACCGACGTCGTGATCGCGTACGTCGAGGACTACGGCCGACCGCTGACCCGCCAGATGGCCGAGGGCCTGGAGGCCGTACCCCGCCGGACCGTGCCGTACCGGGGGTGTGCTTTCACCGAGATGGACCTGGACGCGGTGCTCACCCGTCGCCCGCAGGTCGCACTGGTCGACGAGCTGGCGCACAGCAACGTCCCCGGTTGCCGGCACGAGAAGCGCTGGCAGGACGTGGAGGAACTCCTGGAGGCCGGAATCGACGTCATCTCCACGGTCAACATCCAGCACCTGGAGTCACTCAACGACGTCGTGGAGCGGATCACCGGCATCCGCCAGCGCGAGACGATCCCCGACGACGTGGTCCGCCGAGCCGACCAGATCGAGCTGGTCGACATGTCCGCCGAGGCCCTGCGCAGGCGGATGACGCACGGCAACATCTACCCGCCGGAGAGGGTCGACGCAGCGCTCACGAACTTCTTCCGCCCCGGCAACCTGACCGCCCTGCGGGAGCTCGCCCTGCTCTGGGCGGCCGACCGGGTCGAGGAAGCCCTGCTGCGCTACCGCCACGACCACGGCATCCAGCAGCCATGGGGCACTCGGGAACGCGTCCTGGTCGCACTGTCCGGCGGGCCCGAGGGCGACACCCTGATCCGGCGGGCCAAGCGCACCGCCTCCCGCGGGGCCGGTGGCGAGTTCCTCGCCGTCCACGTCACCCGCGACGACGGGCTGGCCAGCGCGTCCCCGCAGCTGCTGACCCACCAGCGCAGCCTGGTGGAGAGTCTCGGCGGGAGCTGGCACACGGTGACCGCTGGTGACCCGGCGCAGGCTGTCCTGGCGTTCGCCCGGCAGGTCAACGCCAGCCAGATCGTCATCGGCGCCACCCGCCGCAGCCGTCTCAAGGGCCTCTTCGGTCGTGGCACCGGCGAGACCATCATCGAGGGCTCCGGTGACGACATCGACGTCTACGTCGTCACCCATGCCGAAGCCGCCCATGGCCGGTTTCTGCACCGCCGGAAGCCTCGCGAAGAGGATTGA
- the kdpF gene encoding K(+)-transporting ATPase subunit F: protein MSAENLAGLIVAVALVGYLVVALIFPEKF, encoded by the coding sequence GTGAGCGCCGAGAACCTCGCAGGTCTCATCGTCGCCGTCGCGCTCGTCGGCTACCTCGTCGTCGCGCTGATCTTCCCGGAGAAGTTCTGA
- the kdpA gene encoding potassium-transporting ATPase subunit KdpA, translated as MSATLAGWLQALALVGALALCYRPLGDYIAKLLTTAKHLRVERGIYRLIGVDGDADQRWPVYLRSVLAFSAVSVLFLYGLIRLQTFLLLNLGVQQMDGHQAWNTAISFVTNTNWQSYSGESAMGHLVQMAGLAVQNFVSAAVGIAVMATLIRGFMRNRTDRVGNFWVDLTRITLRLLLPLSVVLAFVLVANGVIQNFHGFHEVTNLAGDVQKIPGGPVASQEVIKELGTNGGGFFNANSAHPFENPTGFTNWLEIFLLLVIPFALPRTFGRMVGDNRQGYAIVAVMGLFWVASVALLTFAESQHHGTALQAAGGAMEGKEQRFGIAASTLFAASTTLTSTGAVNSFHDSFTPLGGGVTIFNMMLGEIAPGGVGSGLYGMLILAVVAVFVAGLMVGRTPEYLGKKLGGREMKFASLYILTTPALVLVGTGVAMALPGERAGMLNSGAHGFSEVLYAFTSASNNNGSAFAGITVNTDWYDTALGLCMVLGRFLPMVFVLALAGSLAQQQPVPATPGTLPTHKPLFVGLLSGVVLIVVGLTYFPALALGPLAEGLS; from the coding sequence ATGAGCGCCACTCTCGCGGGCTGGCTGCAGGCCCTCGCACTCGTGGGCGCGCTGGCCCTGTGCTACCGCCCCCTTGGCGACTACATCGCCAAGCTCCTCACCACCGCCAAGCACCTCAGAGTCGAGCGCGGCATCTACAGGCTGATCGGCGTCGACGGTGACGCCGATCAGCGCTGGCCGGTGTACCTGCGCTCGGTGCTGGCCTTCTCGGCCGTCTCGGTGCTCTTCCTCTACGGCCTGATCCGCCTGCAGACCTTCCTGCTGCTGAACCTGGGCGTCCAGCAGATGGACGGCCACCAAGCCTGGAACACCGCGATCTCGTTCGTCACCAACACCAACTGGCAGTCCTACAGCGGCGAGTCCGCGATGGGCCACCTGGTGCAGATGGCGGGCCTGGCGGTGCAGAACTTCGTCTCCGCGGCCGTCGGCATCGCCGTCATGGCCACGCTGATCCGCGGTTTCATGCGGAACAGGACCGACCGGGTCGGCAACTTCTGGGTGGACCTCACCCGCATCACGCTGCGCCTGCTGCTGCCGCTTTCGGTCGTGCTCGCCTTCGTCCTGGTGGCCAACGGCGTGATCCAGAACTTCCACGGCTTCCACGAGGTCACCAACCTGGCCGGCGACGTCCAGAAGATCCCGGGCGGCCCGGTGGCCTCCCAGGAGGTCATCAAGGAACTGGGCACCAACGGCGGCGGCTTCTTCAACGCCAACTCGGCGCACCCGTTCGAGAACCCGACCGGTTTCACCAACTGGCTGGAGATCTTCCTGCTGCTGGTGATCCCGTTCGCGCTGCCGCGCACCTTCGGCAGGATGGTCGGCGACAACCGTCAGGGCTACGCGATCGTCGCCGTGATGGGACTGTTCTGGGTAGCCTCGGTCGCCCTGCTGACCTTCGCCGAGTCGCAGCACCACGGCACCGCCCTGCAGGCGGCCGGCGGCGCGATGGAGGGCAAGGAGCAGCGCTTCGGCATCGCCGCCTCCACGCTGTTCGCCGCCTCGACGACGCTGACCTCGACCGGCGCGGTGAACTCCTTCCACGACTCATTCACCCCGCTGGGTGGCGGTGTCACGATCTTCAACATGATGCTGGGCGAGATCGCTCCCGGCGGTGTGGGCTCCGGCCTGTACGGGATGCTGATCCTCGCCGTGGTCGCGGTGTTCGTCGCCGGTCTGATGGTCGGGCGCACCCCCGAGTACCTGGGCAAGAAGCTCGGCGGCCGGGAGATGAAGTTCGCCTCCCTCTACATCCTCACCACGCCGGCCCTGGTGCTGGTCGGTACCGGTGTGGCGATGGCGCTGCCGGGTGAGCGGGCCGGGATGCTCAACTCGGGCGCTCACGGCTTCTCCGAGGTGCTGTACGCCTTCACCTCCGCGAGCAACAACAACGGTTCGGCGTTCGCGGGCATCACCGTCAACACCGACTGGTACGACACCGCGCTCGGCCTGTGCATGGTGCTCGGCCGGTTCCTGCCGATGGTGTTCGTGCTGGCGCTGGCGGGCTCGCTCGCCCAGCAGCAGCCGGTCCCGGCCACCCCGGGCACCCTGCCCACCCACAAGCCGCTGTTCGTCGGGCTGCTGTCGGGCGTCGTGCTGATCGTCGTCGGCCTCACCTACTTCCCGGCCCTGGCCCTCGGGCCGCTCGCAGAAGGTCTCTCCTGA